The Euphorbia lathyris chromosome 3, ddEupLath1.1, whole genome shotgun sequence genome contains a region encoding:
- the LOC136224462 gene encoding membrane-anchored ubiquitin-fold protein 4 — MPEEDLVELKFRLYDGSDIGPFRYSPASTVAMLKERIVAEWPKDKKIAPKAAHDIKLINAGKILENSKTVGQCRAPFGELPKGVITMHVVVQPSLAKAKTEKKVDEAPRKSFCLCAIL, encoded by the exons ATGCCGGAGGAGGACCTCGTAGAGCTCAAGTTCAGATTGTATGATGGATCTGATATTGGTCCGTTTAGGTATTCGCCGGCCTCTACTGTGGCTATGCTCAAGGAGAGAATCGTCGCCGAGTGGCCAAAAG ATAAAAAAATTGCTCCCAAGGCAGCACATGACATTAAACTTATAAATGCTGGGAAAATTTTGGAGAACAGTAAGACTGTTGGCCAATGTAGGGCTCCTTTTGGGGAGCTTCCAAAAGGGGTTATAACAATGCACGTTGTTGTGCAACCATCTCTAGCTAAAGCAAAGACAG AGAAAAAGGTGGATGAGGCACCAAGGAAAAGTTTCTGTCTATGTGCCATATTGTAA